Within Ipomoea triloba cultivar NCNSP0323 chromosome 9, ASM357664v1, the genomic segment TGGAGATGGAGAAGAAAACAGTGAATGCAAAAAAGACAATGAAGATGAACGCTGCCTAAGGTGGAGATGGCAGCAAGGGAAGACGACCGGACGCCGCCTCCGATTCGCTTGCTTCACGGAGGCGGCGGCCGTGAAGAAAACCAGAGAAGAGAGAACTTGAATAGGGTTTTCGTTGTCTTACCCTAGTGACAAGAGGAAGAAAATTTTCCCAGCTAAGTTAATTAagcaatttaatttgtaataacagaattttaaatttgactatTCATGACACTTGCCTATTGAACTAATTAGATTAAACcgattaattataaataattttgattgatttatttatttgtaatgaCGATTCTTTACCAGTTAGAATCATAAGGTAGATTTTATccaatttaacaattttttttatttttaaataaaaaatacgagcccaaacaaatattattaacatTGCCAGaatactattttaaattaaaataatgctGGACTTATCTAAAAGGCTATAAAAAATAGCCAAAAAGAGAAAAGCAGAATAATTTAAGCACTTAGTTGGACCCACCGTGCGACGCTCGGGACCCCTTGGTTTACAGCGAAAACCATGTAATAACCCGGCGGCGCCACCATTGCATTCGGCGGTGCGGTACAACCTATACGGTATTTCCCGGTGCCGTCAGGGATAGCACTCGTCACCGGTAGCTTTACCAGCCTCTGGCCTTGAGAAAAcgagtgggtggagaatggggcGCTGGCGAAATTAACCTCTACCACCCCGACTACCGGCAGCTCCACCGTGATCGCCGCCTCGAAAGCCTGCCGGTACCCAACTTTTTCCGGCAACTCCACTAGAACAGGCCGAAGGTTAGCCCTGTCAGCCGACAAATACTCCGGCGAAAACGCTTCGATTGACAGCTCTGTTGGAAATGGGCCTCTGTATTTGTAGAAGTAATGCGGATTACTCCCGGCCAGTAAAACCCTACCGTCCGGCAATAAATTGGCAGTGGAATGATACATCCGGGGCACCGTACCCGGATTCAAAGTCATGAACCGGAGCCCCGCCGGTTCGCTAGGTCTGTAAAGAACCGGGTATAAACACGGGTCGGATGCCATTTCGAAACCTTGAGTCCCGGCCTGAGCTCCATTTATAACCACAATTTCTCCGGTAGGAAGCATCACCATATCTCCCATGATCCTTCCGAACGGCATATCCTCCATCTCCCAAACCGGCTCTAAACCGGTCGCCTCAATCCGGCCGCAGCTCCCAACCGCCGGACTATCCGTAATTCTCTGTAAATAAGCTCCGAATTGCGCTCCGCCACATACGACTACAGTGGCCGACGAATAGTCCCCTGTTAGGGCTAGCATCACCGACGATCCAGCCGACGGATAGTTCCGAGGGCCGCCCTCGAGCTCCGGAAACTGTTTCACTATAGAATTCACCTTATAATCGTACATAACGGCCTTATTATTAGCAAAGACGAAAAGATGGCCATTAGGCAATAAATGAACGTAAGGATACAGATTGTCCAATTGCTTGTCTTCAACTTCACCGAGAAACGGAAAATGTACAGCGCCGCCTTTTCTCGGCGGAAAGAACTCCACGCTTTGGGCGGTTCTACCGCCGACGATAATCACGGAACCGTCGGGTAATATCTGATTGGTGGCGTACCAGCGGCCTTGAGAGAGCTGAACGTGCTCAAGCTCTTCCCAATCACAGAGGGAAGAGGAGTTACACGGAACGAACTTCCGGAATTTGCGGAAACCGTCGAGATCGCCGCCGGTTTGGATGAGGGAACCGTCGGGGAGGAACTGGCCGGATGAGCACCACGTGTCGGTGAGGATCGTGAGCGGGCGGAGGGAGTTAGTCTCAAGGTCGAGGAGAACAGAGTGAGCATAACAGTCCGTCTTCAAAACGGGGTCGTTTTTGTCACTTCGACAGTGGTGAGGCGGGAGTCGAATCCGGGAAGGGCCGATGTTGGTGCGGTCGAGGAGGACGACTGTGTTGAAGCGGGTGACGGCGGTGTGCATGGAAGCTATGCCGGCATTGGGGACGAGGAGTTCCCACGTTCCGGGCAGGGCGGCGCGTGCGGGGATTACAGTGGAATGGataagaagaaagagaagaaggTTCGTTAGAGCCATGGCAACAGACTTGGAGCTGAGAGACTTTGAAAGTGAGTCTTCACCAAATGGGATGTGGTTTATTCGATATAACGggcaaaattttcaattattggGACTTGGAGAAAACATTATAGTTATGATGACGCAAATGACAAAACGTTACGGCATTGTTATCATCATTATTTAGGAATTCACATAACGGTAACGTAAATCCCATCAAAAAGTGGAAGGATTTGTCCAATCGAATTGTCTCAAagttttattatcttttaattgataataaaaataatgattagCCAGTTACTTAGACAGTTAACTAGTCTCAAAAGTTTATAAATTTCTAATTGATAATGAAAATATCGATTAATCAAGTTATTTGAACTACATATTAATAAGCTCTTAATTAATCTCAAAAACTAGGAAATAATAATTGTAAGTAATTCCTAGTTGTGGCAAATAATACAGTATAATAAGTTGAAATAGAAAGGGAAAGGTATGGATGAGTGATGATATGATGGAGTATTGACAATGGAGGTCGGTCCAACATCTTAATCGATGATTGAACAGACAAGTTGATTACAGATCATCGCTATGCCCTTCTAAACCCTACGAGCAAATCATTCCAGACAGGAATGGAGGCACGATAATTTTCAAGCACATTAACTAACATATGCCCACTGAAATCCATGAATGCGAGGATTAGAAAAGGAACCCACACACTAAAAAGTATCTCACTCTTGAAAAAGAAAAGCTCAGCATCCGATTCATTCCAGGGAAAAGTAGCACAAGGCTCATCAACTCTGCTTAAAGGTAAAGTAGAGGCCGAGTCAAGAACCAGGCAACATAACCAGCTTGATTGGCATGATTGACTGCATTATCATCCAttaagagaggtcgggagttgAAAACATCTTTTCGTATGAAAAAACAAATATAGCaagcactttgccccttaattagGCCAGTTAGATACAAACTaagattagtctgagtatgataCGACATTGAATGAGCCTTCTATAATTAGAGTCTACTCATAACAAAGCAAAAGAGAAATGAAACGAGATTAAATGAGCCTTCTATAATTAGAGTCTACTCATAACAAAGCAAAAGAGAAATGAAACGAGAGAACACGATGAGCACCTTTGAGGAGCAAAGGCCATTGGCAGAAGCAAGAGTAAATGCAATCACAAGAGCCTGGCATTTGAAACAGCACAAAACACCAAGAAAATTTGGAGGTTGAAGGCAagatgtagtttttttttttttttttaatggtgaaACCCCATtcatcttttgtttttttttttttttgcttaaactCATGCCACCTCTAAAAGAGCACCCAGAAGCTAAGATATGCATAAATGTTCCTCTTAAGGATGCTGCACAACGAACAAAATCAGCATGGAATGACCACAGTTGTAGGTGAAATTTACTCAGCAACCATAGCCCtcccattttatatgttttgAAGGAAAAAAACTGAACACCTAACAAATCCAATTAGATTCAAACAGAGGGAATTCTTCTACATATTTATTTGTGCATTACTTCAAGTCACAATTAAAAGAGCGTACCGTACTTCTCAGTAAGCTTGCACGAGAGGTTTGAACACTTGTGTAGATATGGTGCATTTGTTCAAAAGTGATTGGTTTCTCTAATTTGCAATGGTGGCCTTTTTATGTAAACATCATTTATTGGAGAACTAGCAGACTGATATGAAAACATCAAATATCACATTCTTTTTAATCCTCACAGCATTTCCACCCTAATTTCATGTGGGGTTACTTTTACGTGATCTCATCATAATACAGGCATGATAGGATAGAAACAAATGTTATCCCAGTTTCATAGAGCTATCACCTTCAACTATAAAAACCAAAAATGGCAAAAAGCAAACTAGAAGCACTTGATTCTTGATTTCCTGTGCACAtggaaatttgaaaaacaaaccCCATGTACTTTTTCAACTGAATATAATACACaactttttttaggaaaaaaaaatgaaaaaagagaacTCTCAGGGAGACCATTGCATATATAATTTAACATGGAAATTAAACCAGTGGTGAGTGGTGACCTACAAGGGACCTGTAGTATGGTGGCAACGGGCTTCCCAAGTGCACTGCTGCAATGTGCTCATGAACTCGTGGGTTAAACAGTTTTTCTATCCCACAATACACTATAAGAATCGCAAAGCTGCAAAAGTTTTCCTCAATCAAATTGAAAATCTATTTTGTCTTCAGTTATGCACTTATGCTGCATCTTTTACTGATAAAAATTTTCCCTAAATGATTTGAGTAGAAAGGAACAGTAAAAACAGTCATCAAAACTCATTGCCACCAAAAATAAATGTAGATAAGTATCAGACACTTAACCATGTTAAATACCAACTATAATTCTCATTAGTCTAGAATACACATTTCACAGGTCAATAAGCAAAAGTAATGTACAAAGTACTGCCGGAGCAAAGATGATTTGTACCTCATATTTTCTAAACATTGTCATCTTGCTAGGTTGGTGCACAATCCAAATAAAGCTGCAAACCTCAGTTCAATAAAACTAGCTTAATGCAGATTCTTCAACAACTGGGACTCCTTTTTCACTTTCAACAACATTTCCAGCTATCTAAAACTTAATTTACATGCTCAATTCTCTGCTTGAAACTCATAACTTCCATCACTCTGCAGACTCATATCAAACACTGCAGATTTGGAATGATTATATTTTGTTCTCCCATTTTGTCTTCTAAATTCGTTTGCACTATTAACTCGTCCGCGATTGTTCCCATCATTTAACCTTACTCCAACTTTATCAGAACTCAATCTCTCCAAGTTAGGGTTATACTTCCTCCGGTTCCCTTTCCTGAAATTATTCTTCATAACCTTATCATTTCTATTGTTGTAAGGCATTCCCTTCAAATTCTGCTCACCTGAATGAGAAACATTTCTTTCCCTGTTCAAAGAATTAGCCTTGACCGTGTCCCATTCGAAGCTGGTTTTGTTCTTTCCTAATGTCCTATTATCTTCACTCTCATCATCACTGATATTCTCAACTTTTCCATAAGGTTTAATGCTATGAACAACGCCTTTGGGGAAAAACCTAGCTGAGGGGAGATCGGTTTCGGATTTGAGCAATTCGGGTCCGTCTTTGTCGGACCACATATCAAACCCTCCCGGCCTCTGGAACCGGTCCGCCAATACCTTCAATTGTTCATCGGCGCTGACGGAGAACAAAGTGGGGGCCTTCTCAACCACCTCCCATGGCCTCTCGAGCTCGGAGATTGCGGCTTTGAGCTCGGCGCGTTTGCGCATCTCGTATATCTGGCGCTCACGCGCCAGCCGGGCTTTAAGGAGCTGCTTGGACTTCTTCATTTGCATACGCTTCCATTGCCACTTGGAAACCCCTCCTGGATAGGTCCTGGGGCCTCCACCCATCCGAATCGTCGTCGTTTTGAAGGGGACATTGGCGGTGGTTGCTGGGGTCAGTCTGAGTTGAGAGAATTTGGTGTCGAGGAATAGGCTTGCGGGAGAAGAAAGAGATACGGATGATGAAAGGGATTGTTGGATTGGTTTCATGGCGAAAGATGACTGAAGGACCGCCATTTTCTTtctcaaaagaaagaaaaatatcaGAAATTTGATTGTTTATGGGATGTTGAAGATGAGGAGAGTGGGAACATGAATTTGTGGCTTCAATGGCTTGGGCCTTCGATATCGTGTTGCCCAACCCGATATCTCAAATATATCATACTATGGATTGTTGTTAATATATAGATTTTTGCCAGCCCAATGCTGTTGATTGTTGTGATTCTTGTGAAGTCTGAACTAAATTCCATATCTTGATTAACATCTAAAAATTCAAATCTCATTTACGGCTTAAGTCAACACAATtttcaatcgttatatcatgTACACAGTGCATTGTAGACCATGAAACAGTACATAGAATTTGACTCCAtaagatataaaatttatgttcataatacacataaacacaatataatgaACGTGAATTCTGTATTATGTTAAATGTTTATGTGTCCTCAGCTATATAATTttatgcattatgaacatgaattctatattttaaagtcaaattctgtatattggacTACTGTGGATCAGATATAAATTGGCACAGGCTTGCTAGTCAAGAGGATATCTCTATTATATATTGTGAAACtaatataaattcaatttttttttgtatcgcTCTAATTAATGGGAAAAATGTTATC encodes:
- the LOC116029324 gene encoding aldehyde oxidase GLOX isoform X2, whose amino-acid sequence is MALTNLLLFLLIHSTVIPARAALPGTWELLVPNAGIASMHTAVTRFNTVVLLDRTNIGPSRIRLPPHHCRSDKNDPVLKTDCYAHSVLLDLETNSLRPLTILTDTWCSSGQFLPDGSLIQTGGDLDGFRKFRKFVPCNSSSLCDWEELEHVQLSQGRWYATNQILPDGSVIIVGGRTAQSVEFFPPRKGGAVHFPFLGEVEDKQLDNLYPYVHLLPNGHLFVFANNKAVMYDYKVNSIVKQFPELEGGPRNYPSAGSSVMLALTGDYSSATVVVCGGAQFGAYLQRITDSPAVGSCGRIEATGLEPVWEMEDMPFGRIMGDMVMLPTGEIVVINGAQAGTQGFEMASDPCLYPVLYRPSEPAGLRFMTLNPGTVPRMYHSTANLLPDGRVLLAGSNPHYFYKYRGPFPTELSIEAFSPEYLSADRANLRPVLVELPEKVGYRQAFEAAITVELPVVGVVEVNFASAPFSTHSFSQGQRLVKLPVTSAIPDGTGKYRIGCTAPPNAMVAPPGYYMVFAVNQGVPSVARWVQLSA
- the LOC116029324 gene encoding aldehyde oxidase GLOX isoform X1 codes for the protein MALTNLLLFLLIHSTVIPARAALPGTWELLVPNAGIASMHTAVTRFNTVVLLDRTNIGPSRIRLPPHHCRSDKNDPVLKTDCYAHSVLLDLETNSLRPLTILTDTWCSSGQFLPDGSLIQTGGDLDGFRKFRKFVPCNSSSLCDWEELEHVQLSQGRWYATNQILPDGSVIIVGGRTAQSVEFFPPRKGGAVHFPFLGEVEDKQLDNLYPYVHLLPNGHLFVFANNKAVMYDYKVNSIVKQFPELEGGPRNYPSAGSSVMLALTGDYSSATVVVCGGAQFGAYLQRITDSPAVGSCGRIEATGLEPVWEMEDMPFGRIMGDMVMLPTGEIVVINGAQAGTQGFEMASDPCLYPVLYRPSEPAGLRFMTLNPGTVPRMYHSTANLLPDGRVLLAGSNPHYFYKYRGPFPTELSIEAFSPEYLSADRANLRPVLVELPEKVGYRQAFEAAITVELPVVGVVEVNFASAPFSTHSFSQGQRLVKLPVTSAIPDGTGKYRIGCTAPPNAMVAPPGYYMVFAVNQGVPSVARVRQRKPYSSSLFSGFLHGRRLREASESEAASGRLPLLPSPP
- the LOC116029325 gene encoding uncharacterized protein LOC116029325, which translates into the protein MAVLQSSFAMKPIQQSLSSSVSLSSPASLFLDTKFSQLRLTPATTANVPFKTTTIRMGGGPRTYPGGVSKWQWKRMQMKKSKQLLKARLARERQIYEMRKRAELKAAISELERPWEVVEKAPTLFSVSADEQLKVLADRFQRPGGFDMWSDKDGPELLKSETDLPSARFFPKGVVHSIKPYGKVENISDDESEDNRTLGKNKTSFEWDTVKANSLNRERNVSHSGEQNLKGMPYNNRNDKVMKNNFRKGNRRKYNPNLERLSSDKVGVRLNDGNNRGRVNSANEFRRQNGRTKYNHSKSAVFDMSLQSDGSYEFQAEN
- the LOC116029324 gene encoding aldehyde oxidase GLOX isoform X3 translates to MALTNLLLFLLIHSTVIPARAALPGTWELLVPNAGIASMHTAVTRFNTVVLLDRTNIGPSRIRLPPHHCRSDKNDPVLKTDCYAHSVLLDLETNSLRPLTILTDTWCSSGQFLPDGSLIQTGGDLDGFRKFRKFVPCNSSSLCDWEELEHVQLSQGRWYATNQILPDGSVIIVGGRTAQSVEFFPPRKGGAVHFPFLGEVEDKQLDNLYPYVHLLPNGHLFVFANNKAVMYDYKVNSIVKQFPELEGGPRNYPSAGSSVMLALTGDYSSATVVVCGGAQFGAYLQRITDSPAVGSCGRIEATGLEPVWEMEDMPFGRIMGDMVMLPTGEIVVINGAQAGTQGFEMASDPCLYPVLYRPSEPAGLRFMTLNPGTVPRMYHSTANLLPDGRVLLAGSNPHYFYKYRGPFPTELSIEAFSPEYLSADRANLRPVLVELPEKVGYRQAFEAAITVELPVVGVVEVNFASAPFSTHSFSQGQRLVKLPVTSAIPDGTGKYRIGCTAPPNAMVAPPGYYMVFAVNQGVPSVARSARWR